The sequence below is a genomic window from Aspergillus nidulans FGSC A4 chromosome V.
GGGATTTGTGTGCAATGAACGATCGTTCATACCCCCAAGGCCGTTCAAGAATATTGGCTTTGTCGCAATCGTAGCCGATGCTGCTGTTGGCGCTATGGTCTATTACGCATTCACCGTTCTCTGGCCACAGCTTATCGAGTCCATATACACCACCGACTCGATCCAGATTGGACTCCAGAGCTCCGTAGTCGGCGGTGGCGTGCTGCTAGGCCAGATACTGGGCGGCATGGCGCTGGGCTTTGTTCCTGGCGTCAAGTACCAGTGCATTATTGATTATTGTTTCCTGCCTTGCCATGGCTTTTATTACCCCACTGAGTGCTTTGGGCTCGGATATCTGGTCAATGGCTATAGCGTTGGGCACCTTGGGCTGCATGTAGGTCGTCCCTTGCTACCCTAGAGCTATTCGTGTGGTTGTTAACCACTTGATCTCAACCGGGATTCACTGCTGTCGGCTATGTCACTTTCTCAGGTGTCACACTTGTAGTGGAACCGCAGGACATCGGGCTTGCCGCTGGTGTCCTCGGGTCTCTCCGGGCTCTGGGTGGAGCAGTTGCGCAGGCAGTCTACGTC
It includes:
- a CDS encoding uncharacterized protein (transcript_id=CADANIAT00003816), which translates into the protein MEGFVCNERSFIPPRPFKNIGFVAIVADAAVGAMVYYAFTVLWPQLIESIYTTDSIQIGLQSSVVGGGVLLGQILGGMALGFVPGVKYQCIIDYCFLPCHGFYYPTECFGLGYLVNGYSVGHLGLHDIGLAAGVLGSLRALGGAVAQAVYVSVLNNEVAKNIPKYVGAAATAAGLPESSLSSLLEAVSSGSSLQGIDGVTESVVTALLTAHKVAYSESFRIVFLCTIPFSVLLVISSCFVPSMRNHVHYQVARRLQGVGKEESVSDVKADTEMIEHV